In a single window of the Antennarius striatus isolate MH-2024 chromosome 3, ASM4005453v1, whole genome shotgun sequence genome:
- the LOC137592724 gene encoding leucine-rich repeat transmembrane neuronal protein 4, with product MGLLLLAVLTFVVPAWLSAAAAAPGAIRERPCPQSCRCDGKIIYCESNAFRDVPSNVSVGTQGLSLRYNSLANLHAHQFAGLSQLVWLYLDHNYINAVDGQAFHGIRRLKELILSSNKIQLLKNNTFLDVPNLRNLDLSYNKLQVLQPNQFFGLRKLLSLHMRSNSLKTIPMRIFLDCRNLEFLDIGYNRLRSLTRNAFAGLLKLIELHLEHNQFSKINLAHFPRLTNLRALYLQWNRVKLLTQGLPWMWTSLQKLDLSGNELQALEPSTFQCLPNLQTLNLDSNKLSNVSQQTVDTWISLTAISLAGNLWYCNPNICPLAAWLQAFKGNRESTMICAGPKEAQGEKVTDVVETYNVCTATPTPIPTSKPPTSTAQPEPVPLPTEKTSWNRTASPTPTEASPTSPMPDTEYVSFHKIVAGSVALLLSVTIILLVIYVSWKRYPSSLKQLQQRSAGKKRQKKSREAERSLNSPLQEYYVDYKPSHSETMDVLVNGTGPYTYTISGSRECEV from the exons ATGG GACTTCTCCTTCTCGCTGTTCTGACCTTCGTGGTTCCTGCCTGGTtgtccgccgccgccgccgctccggGCGCCATCCGCGAGCGTCCCTGCCCCCAGAGCTGCAGATGTGACGGGAAAATCATCTACTGTGAATCCAACGCCTTCCGCGACGTTCCAAGCAACGTGTCCGTCGGCACGCAGGGACTGTCGCTGCGCTACAACAGCCTGGCCAACCTCCACGCGCACCAGTTTGCCGGCCTGAGCCAACTGGTTTGGCTCTACTTGGACCACAACTACATCAACGCCGTGGATGGACAAGCCTTCCATGGCATCCGAAGGCTCAAAGAACTGATTCTCAGTTCCAACAAGATCCAACTGCTCAAAAACAACACCTTTCTTGATGTTCCAAATCTACGCAACCTCGACCTTTCCTACAATAAACTGCAGGTTCTCCAACCCAATCAGTTCTTTGGTCTACGGAAGCTCCTCAGTCTACACATGCGGTCCAACTCATTAAAAACCATCCCGATGCGAATTTTCCTCGATTGCCGCAACTTGGAGTTTCTCGACATCGGCTACAACAGACTGCGAAGTCTGACGCGGAACGCCTTCGCGGGACTCCTCAAGCTCATCGAGCTCCATCTGGAGCACAACCAGTTCTCCAAGATCAACTTGGCTCACTTCCCCCGCCTGACTAACCTCAGGGCGCTCTATCTGCAGTGGAATCGCGTCAAGCTTCTGACCCAGGGTCTGCCCTGGATGTGGACCTCTCTGCAAAAGCTGGACCTCTCAGGAAACGAGCTCCAGGCGTTGGAACCGAGCACATTTCAATGCCTCCCCAACTTACAGACTCTCAACCTGGACTCCAACAAACTCAGCAATGTGTCGCAGCAGACGGTGGATACTTGGATCTCGCTCACCGCCATCAGCCTGGCTGGTAACTTGTGGTACTGTAACCCCAACATTTGCCCCCTGGCGGCCTGGCTGCAGGCCTTTAAGGGCAACAGGGAGTCCACTATGATTTGCGCCGGCCCGAAGGAGGCGCAAGGTGAGAAGGTGACCGACGTGGTGGAGACTTATAACGTCTGTACGGCAACACCGACCCCTATCCCGACTTCTAAGCCCCCAACTTCAACGGCTCAACCCGAGCCGGTGCCTCTTCCCACGGAGAAGACATCCTGGAACAGGACAGCCTCCCCCACTCCCACCGAGGCCTCCCCAACCTCCCCCATGCCGGATACAGAGTATGTCTCCTTCCACAAGATCGTTGCCGGCAGCGTGGCCCTCCTCTTATCGGTGACTATTATCCTGCTGGTCATCTACGTTTCATGGAAACGGTATCCCAGCAGCCTCAAACAGCTCCAGCAGCGCTCAGCGGGTAAAAAGCGGCAGAAAAAGTCACGGGAGGCAGAGCGCTCCCTGAATTCCCCGCTGCAGGAGTACTATGTGGACTACAAGCCTTCCCACTCAGAGACTATGGATGTGCTGGTTAATGGGACTGGACCCTACACATACACCATCTCAGGCTCCAGGGAATGTGAGGTATGA